GCTCTTCTACAAGACCGGCTACCACGCCTCATGGGACGAGGGCGTCCAGGCCATCCGCGACCTCGCGGCCGACCTGGGCGAGGAGTACGACCAGGAGGTGCAGATCCAGGCGACGGAGGACCCCGCGGCGTTCAACACCGCCAACCTCGCCACCGTCGACACCGTCTCGTTCATGCAGACCGGCGGCGTGCTGTTCAACCTGGAGCAGCGTGCCGCGCTGGAGGAGTACATCCGCGGCGGCGGTGGCTTCACCGGCATGCACTACACCGGCTGGTCGGTGGGTCAGAGCGAGCACGACGTCAACCCGTTCTACCTCCGCCTGGTGGGCGCCATGTCCGAGGGACACCCGGAGGACCCCGGCGTGCGGCCGGGTGACGTCGTCGTCGAGGACGAGGAGCACCCGCTCACCGAGGGCCTGCCGAGCAGGGTCAACCGCCAGGACGAGTGGTACGACTGGACGGTCAACCCGGCGCCGCACGTGCGCACCCTGGTCGAGGCCGACGAGTTCTCCTACGGCATGGGTCGCCAGGGCACCACCCACCCGATCACCTGGTGCCAGGAGATCGACGACGGCCGCTCGTGGTACTCCGGGCTCGGCCACACCGAGACGTCCTACGCCGAGCCCTACATCCGCACGCAGATGAAGCACGGCCTCGCCTACGCCGCGGGCCTGCTCGAGGCCGACTGCTCGCCGCCGGTCAAGGACGAGGAGGGCTCGTGGAGCGGCGTCGTGCCGTGGCCCCTGATGCCCATCAACATGGCGCTGACCACGGACGGCAAGGTGCAGTCCTTCGGCAGCAAGGGCGGCCAGGGCGGCCCGGGCGCGTTCGACTGGACCGGCGACGAGTCGATCTACCAGGGGGGCCAGGTCGAGATCGACATCTGGGACCCGGCCGAGCCGAGGAGCATGGACATGACCCGCGCCGAGCTGCGCGCCGGGATCATCGAGAACGCCACCTACACCGACCTGTTCTGCTCCATGCAGGTGCAGAGCCCTCACACCAAGAAGGTGCTGACCGTCGGGGGCGACGACGGCCTCGGCGAGAACGCGCCCAACGACGCGTCGATGGGCGTCACCAGCTACGACACCAACAACGGCCTGCAGAACGAGGCCCCGATGCACTACGCCCGGTGGTACCCCACCGGCACGACCATGCCCGACGGCTCCGTCGTCGTCCAGGGCGGCAGCCTGAGCGGCGGCCCCGGCGGTCCGGGTGTCCTGACCCCCGAGGTCTACACCCCCGACGAGGGCGCCAGCTGGAGGCTGCTGACCGGCGCCAAGAGCGAGGCGGCCTACGGCAGGCACCAGAACCGCTGGTGGTACCCCCGGGCCTTCGTGACCCCCGGCAAGGGCACGCTGTTCAACATCACCGGCACCCAGATGTACGAGCTCGACCCCGACGGCAATGACGGCACCGGCGAGCTGACGCTGATCAGCGAGCTCCCGGCGAACATCGCCAACCAGGGCGCCCAGGGCAACCCCGTCGGCGCCACGTCGACGGCCGCGATGTACCGACCCGGCAAGATCCTGCAGGTCGGTGGCGGCTGGTGGGCCAACGGCGGCGGCCCCGACGGGGCCCGTGCCGGCTTCACCGTCGACCTGACCACTCCCGGCGGCACCGCCAGCCCGGTCATCGAGCCGACCGAGCCGATGAAGTACCAGCGGCACTGGGCCAACTCGACGATCCTGCCCGACGGCGACGTCCTGGTCACCGGCGGCAGCCGCCAGAACGCCGAGAACGGCGGCTACGTCACCAACGCCGAGATCTGGAACCCCGACACCGGGAAGTGGACCACGATCGAGGTGCCCTACGAGCACGCGCGGCTCTACCACTCCGCGGCGCTGCTCCTTCCTGACGGCCGCGTCATGATCGGTGGCGGTGGCGCCCCGGGTCCGCGCAACTACACGGACGTGGAGTACTACTCCCCGGCCTACCTGTTCGACGGCGACGAGCTCGCCGAGCGCCCGGAGATCACCGAGGCCCCCCAGGAGATCGGCTACGACGGCACGTTCCAGATCGAGGCGTCCACGCCGGTCTCGCGGGTGACCCTGGTCCGCAACGGGTCGGTGACCCACAGCTTCAACAACGACCAGAACTTCCAGGACCTCGACTTCGTCCAGGGCCCCGACGGGATCACCGTCACCTCGCCCGTGGACGCCACCTACGCCCCTCCGGGCGCCTACATGCTGTTCGTCTTCGACGAGGACGGCACCCCGTCGGTCGCCTCGATCCTCGACATCGACCCCACGGTCACGATGGACCAGCGCACCCCGCAGGTCGTCGAGATGTTCGAGTACCCCCGCTTCCCGGGCAACGCCGGCGCGATCGCCGACATCGCCCCCGACAGCGGCCGGATGGCTCCGTGGAACGTCGACAGCCAGGTCCAGCTGGTTCCCGCCCAGCACGCCAGCCAGGGCGCGCTCGGCAAGGTGGGCTACAGCCTGGCCCTCGGCCAGTCGGGCGCGCTGTCGCGGGTCGTCCCGGGTCTCGACCCGGGCCGCGACTACCGCATCCACCTGCGCTACGCCCGCGACAGCAGGTCTGCCGCACCGGCCGGTCCCGCCAACGCGCGGGTGGCCATCGGCTCGCTCGACCACACGCTGACGGCCGGCACCGACCTGCCCTCGCAGGGCAACGGGCAGGAGGTCGTCTACGGCACCTGGGTGAGCAGCTTCACCGCGAGCAGGCGCAACGAGACGCTCCGCCTCGAGGCGGGTGACGGCGACGCCGGGATGATGATCGACAACCTCGTCATCACCGCGGTCGACCCCGGCACCGGTGACGTCGCGGTCCACTACGAGTTCGAGGAGCAGGAGGGTCGCACGGCGGCCAACACCGGCACCGACAGGTCCGTCGGGTCGGCCGAGCTGACCGGCGAGACCGGGTGGGCGGCCGACGGCGTCATCGGTGGCGCCCTCGACCTGCCGGGCGGTCCCAACGCCAACACCGCCGACC
The sequence above is drawn from the Nocardioides sp. zg-1228 genome and encodes:
- a CDS encoding ThuA domain-containing protein: MPTSFAPAVALAAALAVAGGVAPPVSAAPVAAAAPADDGVLRVLLFYKTGYHASWDEGVQAIRDLAADLGEEYDQEVQIQATEDPAAFNTANLATVDTVSFMQTGGVLFNLEQRAALEEYIRGGGGFTGMHYTGWSVGQSEHDVNPFYLRLVGAMSEGHPEDPGVRPGDVVVEDEEHPLTEGLPSRVNRQDEWYDWTVNPAPHVRTLVEADEFSYGMGRQGTTHPITWCQEIDDGRSWYSGLGHTETSYAEPYIRTQMKHGLAYAAGLLEADCSPPVKDEEGSWSGVVPWPLMPINMALTTDGKVQSFGSKGGQGGPGAFDWTGDESIYQGGQVEIDIWDPAEPRSMDMTRAELRAGIIENATYTDLFCSMQVQSPHTKKVLTVGGDDGLGENAPNDASMGVTSYDTNNGLQNEAPMHYARWYPTGTTMPDGSVVVQGGSLSGGPGGPGVLTPEVYTPDEGASWRLLTGAKSEAAYGRHQNRWWYPRAFVTPGKGTLFNITGTQMYELDPDGNDGTGELTLISELPANIANQGAQGNPVGATSTAAMYRPGKILQVGGGWWANGGGPDGARAGFTVDLTTPGGTASPVIEPTEPMKYQRHWANSTILPDGDVLVTGGSRQNAENGGYVTNAEIWNPDTGKWTTIEVPYEHARLYHSAALLLPDGRVMIGGGGAPGPRNYTDVEYYSPAYLFDGDELAERPEITEAPQEIGYDGTFQIEASTPVSRVTLVRNGSVTHSFNNDQNFQDLDFVQGPDGITVTSPVDATYAPPGAYMLFVFDEDGTPSVASILDIDPTVTMDQRTPQVVEMFEYPRFPGNAGAIADIAPDSGRMAPWNVDSQVQLVPAQHASQGALGKVGYSLALGQSGALSRVVPGLDPGRDYRIHLRYARDSRSAAPAGPANARVAIGSLDHTLTAGTDLPSQGNGQEVVYGTWVSSFTASRRNETLRLEAGDGDAGMMIDNLVITAVDPGTGDVAVHYEFEEQEGRTAANTGTDRSVGSAELTGETGWAADGVIGGALDLPGGPNANTADLPDNLLRGADDFTTSFWVRPDTMGDWINLFHIGDGLGDAGSFFQIQMRTSGGDRGLAATFKAKGSNLQERVQAPDEVDVVQGQWNHVVFTRKGATGTLYLNGEVIAAEDDLTIDMGDVGPTANNWLGRNGYVDDPSFDGLMDDVRLYESTLTQADVTSLHEEGTALETTTTLTVTPESPSPFNEPLTVSATVTDEVPGDPEGEAELWVDGGRIGVPVDVVDGAVAFLPLTLGQGQHEIEVRFVAGEGWRDSQASTTHIVSRPPPSAGIPVHYRFDEGQGTSVHNSGIDASVGAATLVQGAGWGTGQCAGAVSLNGTGHVNLPNNITAGMDAEFSLSTWIRPTDLPDWTTHVQIGKSTQEYLLIQSSTFGGDRGFAATLRVDNGTDHRIQLPGEGDLPLNEWTHVVVTLGPSADGPGTVGRIYFDGELMAQNTIPVDMGDVGEDGTTANFIGNTSYPDPKPTELVDDFRIYGYELDADQVAEVATCPPPNRAPVGGADAYGTDEGTPLTVAAPGVLGNDTDADEDSLIATGLTQPTDGTVVLGADGSFTYTPRAGFSGTDTFTYRVSDRIASSSAATTVTITVRKAEVPPVNRAPVGQPDAFNAVEGAPLVLPAPGVLGNDTDADGDSLSATGLTQPANGTVVLGADGSFTYTPRAAYSGTDLFTYRASDGTATSAATTVTITVKKAAGGGPGQPGDGPATTAVAGAALPVTYGASGSVSVTVSPETASGTVELRKDGALVATAAVAGGRGTVVLPPRSLPVGQHVLTLRYAGNASHRASSADVTVVVDPGPTRKARSRTVVTIKPEVLTWKRDFRVVAKVASLRGVPARGKVQIRIDGRLVTVARLDKKGRYVLKVERNLKVGRHWVSVTYRGNASTSGSQVREWFWVR